One segment of Verrucomicrobiota bacterium DNA contains the following:
- a CDS encoding metal ABC transporter permease, with protein MSEAFEIMKWPLAACLLLPGLLVYLGLHIIRREVIFVDLALAQVATLGTCVAILLHYDPHDWQSYALSIGFTLVGAAIFTLTRTKEHHQVPQEALIGITYVVAAAGGILLLNNSPHGNEELKQTLVGELLYLQNPGQVLKPFALYAAIGLVHFIFRKQFLALSFEPLRAEVEGFSFRGWDFLFYALFGIVVTTFVHIGGVLLVFSYLIIPAVCANFLARRLGSLLAISCAVSTVSSVAGLYCSYTFNWPIGAAIVCVLGAALLLTGVVARFRRAS; from the coding sequence ATGAGCGAAGCATTCGAAATCATGAAGTGGCCGCTGGCCGCATGTTTGTTGTTGCCGGGACTGCTGGTTTATCTGGGATTGCACATCATCCGACGCGAAGTGATTTTCGTGGACCTCGCGCTCGCGCAAGTGGCCACGCTGGGAACGTGCGTGGCCATTCTGCTGCACTACGACCCGCATGACTGGCAGAGCTATGCGTTGTCGATTGGTTTTACTCTCGTGGGCGCGGCGATCTTCACGCTGACGCGGACCAAGGAGCATCATCAAGTGCCGCAGGAGGCGTTGATCGGCATCACCTACGTCGTCGCAGCCGCCGGGGGAATTTTATTGCTGAACAACAGCCCGCACGGAAATGAGGAACTGAAACAAACCCTCGTCGGCGAATTGCTCTACCTCCAGAATCCCGGACAAGTTCTCAAGCCGTTCGCGCTCTATGCGGCGATCGGCCTGGTGCATTTCATTTTCAGAAAACAATTCCTCGCCCTATCCTTCGAACCTCTACGCGCCGAAGTGGAAGGGTTTTCTTTTCGCGGTTGGGACTTCCTGTTTTACGCGCTGTTCGGGATCGTGGTGACGACCTTCGTGCACATTGGCGGAGTGTTGCTGGTATTCTCGTATCTGATCATTCCGGCCGTCTGCGCGAATTTTCTTGCCCGCAGACTCGGCTCGCTGCTGGCGATCAGTTGTGCGGTTTCCACGGTCAGCAGCGTGGCGGGACTTTATTGTTCCTACACGTTCAACTGGCCGATTGGCGCCGCCATTGTCTGTGTGCTGGGGGCCGCGTTGTTGCTGACCGGAGTCGTGGCCCGCTTCCGGCGCGCGAGCTGA
- a CDS encoding zinc ABC transporter substrate-binding protein, which produces MKNLFLNIFTVTTLAFPAYAKLNVVVTTPDLSAIAKEIGGDKVEITTLARPTEDPHFVDAKPSFIVKLNRADVLIEGGAELEVGWLPALLEGSRNSKLSAGKPGRIACSEGISLLEVPSTLDRAKGDIHAAGNPHYMTDPANARIVAQHICNSLCQVDAGDCDNFKANLKKFQERIDAKMIEWQKLLIPYKGRVVVTYHNSWPYFARRFDLKAELFLEPKPGIPPTPSHLAEVIGRMKAENVKVIIVQPYQNRKTAEAVAGHTGATVLDFPTFPGKPAETYEDWMDGLVKSLAQALEGSK; this is translated from the coding sequence ATGAAGAATCTTTTCCTCAACATTTTCACTGTGACAACGCTGGCGTTTCCGGCTTACGCGAAGTTGAATGTCGTAGTCACGACGCCCGACTTGTCAGCCATCGCGAAAGAAATCGGCGGTGACAAGGTGGAAATCACGACGTTGGCGCGGCCAACGGAGGACCCACACTTTGTTGATGCGAAGCCAAGTTTCATTGTGAAGCTCAATCGAGCCGATGTGCTGATCGAAGGCGGTGCCGAACTGGAGGTTGGCTGGCTGCCCGCTTTGCTGGAAGGTTCCCGCAATTCGAAACTTAGCGCGGGCAAGCCGGGACGCATTGCGTGCTCCGAGGGGATTTCGTTGCTTGAAGTGCCGTCCACACTCGACCGCGCGAAAGGAGACATTCACGCGGCGGGCAATCCCCATTACATGACAGATCCCGCCAACGCACGAATCGTCGCGCAACATATTTGCAATTCACTTTGTCAGGTTGATGCCGGCGATTGCGATAATTTCAAAGCGAATTTGAAAAAGTTTCAGGAGCGAATCGATGCGAAGATGATCGAATGGCAGAAGCTCCTCATACCGTACAAAGGAAGGGTCGTTGTTACGTATCACAATTCGTGGCCGTACTTCGCCAGGCGGTTTGATTTGAAAGCCGAATTGTTCCTCGAACCGAAGCCAGGAATTCCGCCGACGCCATCGCACCTCGCAGAAGTTATCGGCAGAATGAAAGCCGAAAACGTGAAGGTCATCATCGTCCAGCCGTATCAGAACCGCAAAACAGCCGAGGCGGTGGCCGGCCACACTGGCGCGACCGTGTTGGATTTTCCGACCTTCCCGGGCAAACCAGCCGAAACTTACGAGGATTGGATGGATGGTTTGGTGAAATCCCTCGCGCAGGCGTTGGAAGGAAGCAAATGA
- a CDS encoding type II toxin-antitoxin system PemK/MazF family toxin: protein MSPLRGWAGEVVVLPFPQTHLQSGKRRPALVVADLSGDDLVLCQIPTKARSDGYSVPLILTDFQRGRLAVDSFIRSNRLFTVEQSVILYAAGKIKDVKLLEVKAKIRQLFA, encoded by the coding sequence ATGTCGCCCCTACGGGGCTGGGCTGGCGAGGTGGTCGTTCTCCCTTTTCCGCAAACCCACCTCCAATCCGGCAAACGCCGGCCCGCGCTCGTCGTGGCGGATCTGTCGGGCGACGACTTGGTGCTCTGTCAGATTCCCACAAAAGCCCGCTCTGATGGTTACTCCGTTCCACTCATCCTCACTGACTTCCAACGCGGTCGTCTTGCCGTGGACAGTTTCATCCGCTCCAATCGCCTGTTCACCGTCGAGCAATCCGTGATTCTCTACGCCGCCGGAAAAATCAAAGACGTGAAATTGCTAGAAGTGAAGGCGAAGATTCGCCAACTCTTCGCGTGA
- a CDS encoding undecaprenyl/decaprenyl-phosphate alpha-N-acetylglucosaminyl 1-phosphate transferase, whose protein sequence is MNLVPIIVSVLLGLAVTWLLIPLICKLSATSSLAARASTFHHTHKTPISRLGGVGLAVAFLVVVLVAALWLPDSGTDLKTRLVIVFGSLAMFLLGLRDDLRPLGARKKLLGQILIASIVCGSGIEIAQFQNPFTHVVYDLGWWGSVFTVLWLVALTNMINLIDGIDGLAAGVALMLMGLLAYVGLGKEVHFTVMCAAGMFGALLGFLRYNFPPAKIYMGDGGAYFLGFLIAILSLVNSHKGTIVAALIAPLFALALPIVDVTLAITRRGLKGLPIFRPDHSHLHHKLVGLGVSRRRAVLILYGLSSVFLLLAFTAFLSEGRLVPILFGFLCLTLLLSAGSFSFSREWFAVGRVLKNSRQLRKESQYALALGHCLEVEAERVRSMEALWAEFAYAARKLGFAGVKLILPDGERVWHVPEVIPESELMLRTHELRTRSPMTLYFSGSKARMSARVFDFLCELAAESWLKAVARWQELHGRETWLGLDGRGSTAVETSAAVGLAASKIGSVPKSA, encoded by the coding sequence ATGAATTTGGTGCCGATCATTGTAAGTGTTTTGTTGGGTCTGGCTGTCACCTGGCTGCTTATTCCCCTCATCTGTAAATTGTCAGCGACTTCAAGTCTGGCCGCCCGGGCAAGCACTTTTCACCACACGCACAAAACCCCGATTTCGCGACTGGGAGGGGTGGGGTTGGCGGTGGCATTTCTGGTGGTCGTGTTGGTCGCGGCGCTCTGGTTGCCGGATTCCGGCACCGACCTAAAAACCCGTCTTGTGATTGTTTTCGGTTCACTGGCGATGTTTTTGCTGGGTCTCCGGGACGATTTGCGTCCACTGGGCGCCCGGAAGAAATTGTTGGGCCAGATCCTGATTGCCTCGATCGTCTGCGGGTCCGGCATCGAGATCGCGCAATTTCAAAACCCGTTTACCCATGTGGTGTATGATCTGGGTTGGTGGGGGTCGGTGTTCACCGTGCTCTGGCTCGTGGCGCTGACGAACATGATCAACCTGATCGATGGCATCGACGGCCTGGCGGCCGGCGTGGCGCTCATGTTGATGGGGTTGTTGGCCTACGTGGGGCTGGGTAAAGAAGTACACTTCACGGTGATGTGCGCCGCGGGCATGTTCGGTGCCCTGCTGGGTTTTCTACGTTACAACTTTCCACCGGCCAAAATCTACATGGGCGATGGCGGCGCCTACTTTCTCGGTTTTCTGATCGCCATCCTGTCCCTGGTCAATTCACACAAAGGAACGATCGTTGCGGCCCTGATCGCGCCGCTCTTTGCCCTGGCTTTGCCGATTGTAGATGTGACTCTGGCGATTACCCGTCGCGGGCTCAAAGGTCTGCCGATTTTTCGGCCAGACCACAGCCACCTCCATCATAAACTTGTCGGCTTGGGCGTGTCGCGCCGACGGGCGGTGCTGATTTTGTACGGTCTTTCGTCCGTGTTTCTCCTGCTGGCGTTCACCGCGTTTCTGTCGGAAGGACGGCTGGTGCCGATTCTGTTTGGTTTCCTGTGCCTGACGTTGCTGCTGTCGGCGGGATCGTTCAGTTTCAGCCGTGAATGGTTTGCGGTGGGTCGCGTGTTGAAGAATTCGCGCCAGTTGAGGAAGGAAAGCCAGTATGCGCTGGCGTTGGGTCATTGTCTGGAGGTGGAAGCGGAACGGGTCAGGTCAATGGAGGCCCTCTGGGCCGAGTTCGCCTACGCCGCGAGAAAACTTGGTTTTGCCGGGGTGAAATTAATTCTGCCGGACGGCGAGCGGGTGTGGCACGTGCCGGAGGTCATTCCGGAGTCCGAGCTGATGCTGCGCACGCATGAACTCAGAACCCGGAGTCCAATGACTTTGTATTTCAGTGGGAGCAAGGCCAGGATGTCGGCGCGCGTGTTTGATTTTCTTTGCGAATTGGCGGCCGAATCCTGGCTCAAGGCGGTGGCGCGCTGGCAGGAGTTGCATGGTCGCGAGACGTGGTTGGGTTTGGACGGGCGCGGTTCCACGGCGGTGGAAACTTCGGCGGCGGTCGGGCTGGCCGCGTCAAAGATCGGGAGTGTTCCGAAATCAGCTTGA
- a CDS encoding HigA family addiction module antidote protein: protein MKTKLLSNITPGEILDEEFLKPMGITPSRLAKDLCVPPRRINEILNGLRAITADTALRLGRYFAMSPEFWLNLQSHYDLEQEQERLAKRLNREVKVLVTA, encoded by the coding sequence ATGAAGACCAAACTGTTGAGCAACATCACGCCCGGCGAAATTCTGGACGAAGAATTCCTCAAGCCAATGGGCATCACCCCATCCCGGCTGGCCAAAGACCTCTGCGTGCCCCCGCGCCGCATCAACGAAATCCTCAACGGTCTGCGCGCGATCACCGCCGACACGGCCTTGCGGCTCGGACGCTACTTCGCCATGTCGCCGGAATTCTGGCTCAACCTGCAATCGCACTATGACCTGGAACAGGAGCAGGAGCGGTTGGCCAAGCGCCTCAACAGAGAAGTGAAGGTGCTCGTAACCGCGTGA
- a CDS encoding type II toxin-antitoxin system RelE/ParE family toxin, whose product MILSFACEETERVFRAELSRRFPPTIQRGARRKLLALHAATELRHMAVPPGNRLEALKGSRKGQHSIRVNDQWRLCFRWREGNAYDVEIVDYH is encoded by the coding sequence GTGATTTTGAGTTTTGCCTGCGAGGAAACCGAGCGGGTGTTCCGGGCGGAGTTGTCCCGCCGCTTCCCGCCGACGATTCAGCGCGGCGCAAGACGCAAACTGCTGGCGTTGCACGCGGCGACGGAATTGCGGCACATGGCCGTGCCGCCGGGCAACCGCTTGGAAGCATTGAAAGGCAGCCGGAAGGGGCAACACAGCATCCGCGTCAACGACCAATGGCGCCTCTGCTTCCGCTGGCGCGAGGGCAACGCTTACGACGTAGAGATTGTGGACTACCACTGA
- a CDS encoding autotransporter-associated beta strand repeat-containing protein, which translates to MKPRSTPRYTSKAGLKRLLTIFLAVVVCTKLTATSFTWDGGAGDGIWQDGASQVNWVGDVYNPGNTLRNDYVFVSASYAGTSTITLQSSNPNVGNLTINANSPNLTITISTSAARLDLDPSALGAETLTVLSGSHKIAPSGAGKVQLQGQASQTWNIANGASLEIAAVVEGSAGTRGFTKSGLGTLILSAANTYNGGTTLNQGHLQLGVDNTLGSGGLIFAGGILDANNKSFSIGALSLTASSTLNLVNDGGLNGHSLTFNSVSGLATGVLTINGWAGVPQVSGSDDRIFIMGIAPDATFLSHIQFQIGTELFLGVMSGNELVAGVTAVPEPINVALAVFGVVFAGVGFARRLRARRSVVES; encoded by the coding sequence ATGAAACCACGCTCTACTCCGAGATATACTTCCAAAGCTGGTCTGAAAAGACTTCTCACAATCTTTCTGGCGGTCGTTGTTTGTACGAAACTGACCGCCACGAGTTTTACTTGGGATGGTGGGGCGGGTGACGGAATTTGGCAGGATGGAGCTTCTCAAGTCAACTGGGTCGGTGACGTCTATAATCCTGGAAATACTTTGCGGAATGATTATGTCTTCGTGTCGGCGTCGTATGCTGGTACAAGCACGATCACACTACAGAGTAGCAATCCGAATGTTGGCAATCTGACGATAAACGCCAACTCCCCGAATCTCACAATAACCATAAGCACGTCGGCAGCGCGTTTAGACCTCGACCCTTCAGCCTTGGGCGCCGAAACGTTGACCGTTCTTTCCGGCTCACACAAGATCGCACCAAGCGGCGCCGGGAAAGTCCAGTTACAAGGTCAAGCATCGCAGACTTGGAACATTGCCAACGGCGCTTCGCTAGAAATCGCCGCCGTGGTTGAAGGCAGTGCCGGGACCCGCGGATTTACGAAATCGGGCCTTGGAACGTTAATTTTGAGCGCCGCCAACACTTATAACGGAGGCACGACGCTGAACCAAGGCCATTTGCAGTTGGGGGTCGACAACACTTTGGGTTCAGGCGGGCTTATTTTCGCCGGTGGGATTTTGGACGCCAATAATAAGTCCTTTAGCATCGGCGCTTTGTCGCTCACGGCAAGTTCGACGCTCAATCTCGTGAATGACGGTGGCTTGAACGGGCATTCACTTACGTTCAACTCCGTTTCCGGCCTTGCTACCGGAGTGCTTACAATCAATGGCTGGGCAGGGGTTCCGCAAGTCTCTGGCTCGGACGATCGGATCTTTATCATGGGAATTGCCCCCGACGCAACTTTCCTTAGTCACATCCAATTCCAGATCGGCACCGAACTATTCTTGGGCGTGATGAGTGGCAACGAGCTTGTGGCCGGGGTTACAGCCGTGCCCGAACCGATCAATGTGGCGTTGGCAGTTTTCGGCGTTGTGTTTGCGGGAGTCGGGTTTGCCCGACGCCTCCGCGCGCGCCGATCGGTAGTTGAAAGTTGA
- a CDS encoding polysaccharide biosynthesis/export family protein: MKAWLSFSVIVLAGAGALAQGTPPTSSATRDASGFLIVPATAPIKASPTNMLPSPSATTGNGYVNDDKHKLIAGDKVSFQILEDRSLPVALQVTESTELDIPYIGRVSVEGKTCKQLADDMKVLLEQDYYKRATIIIGLDAMAKVIGRIYVWGPVRNQGPIEIPANETFTAGKAILRAGGFGDFANKKEVKVIRKTPRGNVTLKVNLVEVLEKGKTDQDIVLEPEDFIIVSQRAINF, translated from the coding sequence ATGAAAGCATGGTTAAGTTTTTCGGTGATCGTTCTGGCTGGTGCCGGCGCGCTGGCCCAAGGCACCCCACCGACTTCAAGCGCCACCCGCGACGCGTCCGGTTTTTTGATTGTCCCGGCGACTGCCCCGATAAAAGCGTCCCCGACGAACATGCTCCCGTCCCCGTCCGCCACCACCGGGAACGGCTACGTCAACGACGACAAACACAAACTGATCGCCGGGGACAAGGTCAGTTTTCAAATCCTCGAGGATCGCAGCCTGCCGGTCGCCCTGCAGGTAACGGAATCAACGGAGCTTGACATCCCGTATATTGGACGCGTCAGCGTGGAGGGCAAGACCTGCAAGCAACTGGCCGACGACATGAAGGTGCTGTTGGAACAGGACTATTACAAACGCGCCACGATCATCATCGGACTGGATGCGATGGCGAAAGTCATCGGCCGGATTTACGTCTGGGGCCCGGTCCGCAACCAGGGGCCGATCGAGATTCCCGCGAATGAAACGTTCACCGCCGGCAAGGCCATTTTGCGGGCGGGCGGTTTCGGCGACTTTGCCAACAAGAAGGAAGTAAAGGTGATTCGCAAAACGCCCCGCGGCAATGTCACCCTCAAGGTCAACCTGGTGGAGGTCCTGGAAAAAGGAAAAACCGACCAGGACATCGTGCTGGAGCCGGAAGATTTCATCATTGTGTCCCAGCGCGCGATCAATTTCTAA
- a CDS encoding polysaccharide biosynthesis tyrosine autokinase produces MHDPAVPAAPNRSARSTRFFNYLHRYRSLLRKRWWVLPITLVLGLSIAGFWQWHLPPAFVSVSRMMVSIKIQMPTGTVGSVYTEELSNFLGTQVALMKSGTVLNRAFERVRTLRPELVPVPVELQISVSPKTTIFNLVATGSDPQYTRAYLEACMEEYINLKKEMRTSTSQTTLAGITEQSVQLERDLKKYEDDLLAFQATNSVVFLQEQGNSAGSYLVQLNRQLAQLKTEHQLLSMLNLDQTLERQQKKTTAATPGEAGDDATNPANPLNSDYLKAKQEIQLKKAEMQEWSEYLKPRHPRMVALNEDITRREKLLEIFKQQSLEQLENRRNSISLQVENLNAQIKEWEIKSLEVSKKMAEYERIRANKQRVQTLYDRLLAAIQTLGVDKDINQESVAVLERASAARPGGPSIAKSLVIGGLLGLLSGIVLLLVVDRFDDRPTSFTELQDLFDEPVLGQIPLEKPAVKKEGVQLLSQDDERHPFVEAYRNLRSSILYIATEGKRPKTILVTSAVPGDGKSMTTANLAITMAHASSRVLLIDADLRKGAQHRHFGLEDSPGLTEVLSGQAAWSAAVKPTAIPNLSLLPRGGGSRNPGELFLKPETIRLLQELAAQFDYVILDSAPVMAADDVTSLAPNLEGVIFVVRANYTSGRIARAAIDLLYQREVEVMGLVFNAVETHTADYYYYHRYKDYYAARSV; encoded by the coding sequence ATGCACGACCCAGCCGTTCCCGCCGCACCGAACCGCTCCGCCCGGTCCACACGTTTTTTCAATTACTTGCATCGTTACCGGAGTCTGCTGCGCAAACGATGGTGGGTGCTGCCCATCACGCTCGTGCTCGGGCTGTCGATTGCAGGCTTCTGGCAGTGGCATCTGCCCCCGGCCTTCGTCTCGGTCAGCCGCATGATGGTCAGCATCAAAATCCAGATGCCCACCGGCACGGTCGGCTCGGTTTACACCGAGGAGTTGAGCAACTTTCTGGGCACCCAGGTGGCCTTGATGAAAAGCGGCACCGTGCTTAATCGCGCCTTCGAGCGGGTCCGCACGCTGCGACCCGAACTCGTGCCCGTGCCCGTTGAGCTGCAGATTTCGGTCTCGCCCAAAACCACCATTTTCAACCTCGTGGCCACGGGATCAGACCCGCAGTACACCCGCGCCTATCTCGAAGCCTGCATGGAGGAATACATCAACCTGAAAAAGGAAATGCGCACCTCGACGTCGCAAACCACCCTGGCGGGCATCACCGAACAGTCGGTCCAACTGGAGCGCGATCTCAAAAAGTACGAAGATGATCTGCTGGCGTTTCAGGCGACGAACAGCGTCGTCTTCCTTCAGGAGCAAGGCAACAGCGCCGGCAGCTACCTCGTGCAGTTAAACCGCCAGTTGGCCCAGTTGAAGACTGAACATCAACTGCTGAGCATGCTCAACCTGGATCAGACGCTCGAACGCCAGCAGAAGAAGACCACGGCGGCGACCCCCGGCGAGGCAGGCGATGACGCCACCAATCCCGCCAACCCGCTCAACTCCGACTATCTGAAAGCCAAGCAGGAAATCCAGTTGAAGAAGGCGGAAATGCAGGAGTGGTCCGAGTACCTCAAGCCCAGGCACCCGCGGATGGTGGCATTGAATGAGGACATCACCCGGCGTGAAAAGCTTCTCGAAATCTTCAAGCAACAGAGTCTCGAACAACTCGAAAACCGCCGCAACTCGATTTCCCTTCAGGTCGAAAATCTCAACGCCCAGATCAAAGAGTGGGAAATCAAATCCCTGGAGGTCAGCAAAAAGATGGCCGAATACGAGCGCATCCGCGCGAACAAGCAGCGGGTGCAAACCTTGTATGACCGTCTCTTGGCGGCGATCCAAACGCTGGGCGTGGACAAGGACATCAACCAGGAAAGTGTCGCCGTCCTGGAGCGCGCCTCGGCGGCGCGTCCCGGCGGACCGAGCATCGCCAAGTCACTGGTCATTGGCGGTTTGCTCGGACTGTTGTCGGGCATCGTCCTGCTGTTGGTGGTGGACCGGTTCGACGACCGGCCCACGTCCTTCACCGAACTGCAGGACCTTTTTGACGAGCCGGTGCTGGGCCAGATTCCACTGGAGAAACCGGCGGTAAAAAAGGAGGGCGTCCAGTTGCTGTCGCAGGACGACGAACGGCATCCGTTCGTTGAAGCCTACCGCAATTTGCGCTCTTCGATCCTTTACATCGCCACGGAAGGCAAGCGGCCCAAAACAATTCTGGTGACCAGCGCCGTACCGGGCGACGGCAAGTCCATGACCACCGCCAACCTCGCGATCACGATGGCGCACGCCAGTTCGCGCGTGCTGCTCATCGATGCCGACCTTCGCAAAGGAGCCCAGCATCGCCATTTCGGCCTGGAGGATTCGCCGGGATTGACAGAAGTGCTTTCCGGCCAGGCCGCCTGGTCGGCCGCCGTCAAGCCCACGGCGATTCCGAATTTGTCGCTCTTGCCGCGCGGCGGCGGCTCCCGCAATCCGGGCGAATTGTTTCTCAAGCCGGAAACCATCCGCCTGTTGCAAGAACTGGCCGCGCAATTCGATTATGTCATCCTCGACAGCGCACCGGTCATGGCCGCGGACGACGTGACCAGTCTGGCGCCGAATCTCGAGGGAGTGATTTTCGTCGTCCGGGCCAATTACACTTCCGGCCGGATTGCCCGGGCGGCGATCGACCTGCTGTATCAGCGCGAGGTGGAGGTCATGGGCTTGGTGTTCAACGCCGTGGAGACCCACACGGCCGACTATTACTACTACCATCGCTACAAGGATTACTACGCGGCGCGCAGCGTGTGA